A segment of the Nitrospina gracilis 3/211 genome:
GGAAGCGGAACACCCTCCGTTCAACAAGGCCGTCATCACCATGCGGTATGAAGTGGCCACCAAGCCCAGCAACCGCGTACGTACGGTGGTTTATGATCAGGAATGGTTGTTGCAGAACGGACGCTGGGTGCTGGTGCCCAACCTCGATCCCTTCATCAAATAATCCGGTTTACAAAACCACATCCACAGGACGGTTCAGGGACACCGACGACGCGGTGACGCGGCAATTGTATCCGTAAAGCTCCACTCCCACGTCCCGCGCCTGCCTCAAGACTTCGCCGAAAGCAGGGTCGATGGTATCGAAGCTGGTGATCGTCCGCGTGTCCGAGCGTTGCGACACGAACAAAACCGCCGCGCGGTTTCCCTTTTTCTTCAAATCGATCAACTCCTCGATGTGCCTCCTGCCGCGTTCCGTCGGCGCATCCGGAAATTTACCCACCGTCTTCTCCACGCAACTGACCGACTTCACCTCTACGTAACAGTCCTGCCCGCCAAATTTCAATCGAAAATCGAATCGGCTTTTGCCATGCTTCACTTCGGCATCGAAGCGATCGTATCCAGGAAGCACGGCCAGCGTCCTTGACTCCAGCGCGTCGCGCACCAGCGCGTTCGCGAACACGGGATAAACGGAAACCCAGATGCGGCCATGACGCACCAGCACCAGGCTGTAATCGGTTTTGCGTTGCGGGCCGGGATTGTGGAGTAGCCGCACGCGGCGGCCGGGGATCATGAGGCCGGGCAGACGGCCGGGGTCGGGCACGTGGGCGGGAACGGTCACACCATCGACCACCACCTGCGCCAGGTACCGGTTCGGCCGCTCCTGAAACACGCCGTCCACAATGCGCGGTCCCAGTTTCATGGCGAGGGTAAGTCCGTCAGCAGCAGAGGACGGGAATCAATGACCGCCGCCACCACCCTGTGATGGAACATGCACAGTTTTCTCGATTTGGAGCAGTTTGTCCACCGAAGCGGACATGGTGTTGATGAAGGGTTTGGGGTAAAGACCGATGAACAGGATCAGGATGCACGCCGGAACGAGCAGGCCCGCTTCGGTTTCGTTGACATCCTTCAACCCCTGTGGAAGATTTTTGACTTTATCCTGCATCGATCCCTGAAACATGAAAAGCATGTAGATGGACGCGTACACAATAGTCAGCCCCGCACCGAGCACAAACAACA
Coding sequences within it:
- the sfsA gene encoding DNA/RNA nuclease SfsA — encoded protein: MKLGPRIVDGVFQERPNRYLAQVVVDGVTVPAHVPDPGRLPGLMIPGRRVRLLHNPGPQRKTDYSLVLVRHGRIWVSVYPVFANALVRDALESRTLAVLPGYDRFDAEVKHGKSRFDFRLKFGGQDCYVEVKSVSCVEKTVGKFPDAPTERGRRHIEELIDLKKKGNRAAVLFVSQRSDTRTITSFDTIDPAFGEVLRQARDVGVELYGYNCRVTASSVSLNRPVDVVL